The Nocardioides zeae genome includes the window AAGGACGTGCGCAGGTCGTCCCGGGCGGCGATGCCCTCCTCGAAGGCCGTGGCGTGGTCGGTCCAGGCCACCTCCTCGACGATCTTCCGCCGGGTGAGGTCGGGCAGGAGGGGGCGGACCGCCGCCCCGACCACCACGGCCATCACCGGGAACAGCAGCCAGGCGGGCCACCAGGTGACGCCCGCGACGATCCACATCGGCAGCGCCGCGAACACGGTGCGCAACGCGCTCCACACCTGGCGCCGGGCGAGCGTGCCCACGTCGTGGGTGTCGTCGTCGACCCGGTCGAGGATCTCCCCCACGCCCTGCTCGCCGAGGGCGGCGAGCGGCTGGTCGAGCGCCGCGTCGAGGAGGTCGTCGCGCAGGCGCCCCTCGGCCCGGTCGACCACCCCGGCCCAGACGACCCGCCCGACGGCGTCGACGACGGCGCCGCCGACGACGCAGGCCGCCAGCACGCCGACGAGCAGGCCGGACGGGCCTGCCGCGAGGCGACCGGCCACCACCGTGCCCAGCGTCTCGCCGAGCGCACCGAGGAACGAGAGCACGAGCGCGACCGTCGCGGCCGGCCCGCGCAGGCGTCGCCAGTCGATGCGCTGCCGCCCGTCCGCAGCGGCGCGCGCCGAGCGCTCCGCCGCTGCGCGGTCGCGGGCGGTGGAGGGGTCCGAGAGGGTGGAGGTGTCGCTCATGGCGAGGCACCACGCTAGGTGCACCCACCGACGATGTGCGCCCCATTTTCCACCGGCCCGCCCGACGCCCCCTCACCCGACGCGGACCGGTGGCCTCAGCAGACCTGCGTCAGCTCGTCGACGGCGGTGTCGAGCTCGCTCTCCGCCGACTGCACGACCGCCTCGTCGACCTGGGTGCCGTCGGCGGCGGCCTCGGCCTGGGCGACCAGGTCGTCCAGCGCGGCCTCGGCCTCCTCCAGGTGGGTCCCGACCTCGCCCGACAGCCCGTCGGCGGCGGTCGCGACCGCGTCACGGAGGTTGCGCAGCTCCTGCTCGGCGGCGGCCGGGTCGGCACCCAGGTCGTCGACGGCCTGGCGCGCCTCGCCCGTGATGCCGTCGACGGCCTCCTGGGCCACCTGGCAGCCCGCCTCCGAGGCGGTGTCGCGCACGGCGTCCTCCACCTCGGAGCAGCCGACGAGCGCGCCGAGGGACAGGGCCGCCGCAGCGAGGGCCGGGAGCGAGCGGGAGGCGGGGGTACGTCGCGGGTTCACCTCTCCATGATGCCGGAACGCACACCGGTTGCGGTCCGTCGCGACGACGGACCGCACCCGGTGCGGAGGAGCGAGGGCTCAGAGGGAGGCGAGTGCCTCGTTGAGCGTGGCGCTCGGGCGCATGACGGCGTCGGCCTTCGCGCCGTCCGGACGGTAGTAGCCGCCGATGTCGACCGGCTTGCCCTGCACGGCGACGAGCTCGTCGACGATCTTCTGCTCGTTCTCGCGCAGCGTGCCCGCCAGCGCGGCGAAGGCGGCCGCCAGGTCGGCGTCCTCCGTCTGCTGCGCGAGCTCCTCGGCCCAGTAGAGCGCGAGGTAGAAGTGCGAGCCGCGGTTGTCGATGCCACCGACGCGACGGGTCGGGGACTTGTCCTCGTTGAGGAAGGTGCCCGTGGCCCGGTCGAGGGTGTCGGCGAGGATCTGCGCCCGCGCGTTGTCCGTCGTGGTCGCGAGGTGCTCGAACGACGCCGCCAGCGCGAAGAACTCACCGAGGCTGTCCCAGCGCAGGTAGTTCTCCTCGACGAGCTGCTGCACGTGCTTCGGCGCGGAGCCGCCGGCGCCCGTCTCGAAGAGACCACCGCCGTTGATGAGCGGGACGACCGAGAGCATCTTCGCGCTCGTGCCGAGCTCGAGGATCGGGAACAGGTCGGTGTTGTAGTCGCGCAGCACGTTGCCCGTCACCGAGATCGTGTCCTCGCCGCGACGCATCCGCTCCAGCGAGTACGCCGTCGCCTCGTCCGGCGCCATGATCTCGATGGTGAGGCCCTCGGTGTCGTGCTCGGGCAGGTACTCCTTCACCTTCGCGATGAGGTTCGCGTCGTGGGCGCGCTCCTCGTCGAGCCAGAACACGGCCGGCGCGCCGGTCGCCCGGGCGCGGGTGACCGCGAGCTTCACCCAGTCACGGATCGGGACGTCCTTGGTCTGCGTCGCGCGCCAGATGTCGCCCGCGCGCACCGCGTGCTCGAGCAGCACGGCGCCGGAGGAGTCGCGCACCTCGATGGTGCCGTCCGCGGGGGCCTCGAAGGTCTTGTCGTGCGAGCCGTACTCCTCCGCCGCCTGCGCCATGAGGCCGACGTTGGGCACGCTGCCGATCGTGGCGGGGTCGAGCGCGCCGTTCTTCTTGTTCTCCTCGATGACCGTGGAGTAGACGCCCGCGTAGGACGAGTCGGGGATGACGACGAGCGTGTCGTCCTCGCCGCCGTCGGCGCCCCACAGCTTGCCGCCGTTGCGGATGAGCGCGGGGACGGACGCGTCGATGATGACGTCGGAGGGCACGTGCAGGTTGGTGATGCCCTTGTCCGAGTTCACGTAGGACAGGCGCGGGCCCTCGGCGAGCGCGGCCTCGAACGCCGCCTGGATCTCGGCGCCGTTCGGCAGCGCGGAGAGGCCGGAGAGGATCGAGCCGAGGCCGTCGTTGGGGTTGAGGCCGGCGGCGGCGAGGTCGTCGCCGTACTGCGCGAAGACGTCCGCGAAGTACGCCTTCACGACGTGGCCGAAGATGATCGGGTCGGAGACCTTCATCATCGTGGCCTTGAGGTGCACGGAGAACAGCACG containing:
- a CDS encoding NADP-dependent isocitrate dehydrogenase, which gives rise to MAKIIYTHTDEAPLLATYSFLPIIEAYASTAGVDVETRDISLAGRIIALFPDLLTEEQRLDDALAELGELAKQPEANIIKLPNISASIPQLKAAVKELQSQGYAIPDYPENPQTDEEKATRAKYDKVKGSAVNPVLREGNSDRRAPASVKNYAKVHPHRNKAWSADSKTSVATLGHDDFKTNEKSVVIGDADTLTIVHTAADGTETVLKDGLAVQAGEVVDSTFLSVADLHTFLADALAKAKADDVLFSVHLKATMMKVSDPIIFGHVVKAYFADVFAQYGDDLAAAGLNPNDGLGSILSGLSALPNGAEIQAAFEAALAEGPRLSYVNSDKGITNLHVPSDVIIDASVPALIRNGGKLWGADGGEDDTLVVIPDSSYAGVYSTVIEENKKNGALDPATIGSVPNVGLMAQAAEEYGSHDKTFEAPADGTIEVRDSSGAVLLEHAVRAGDIWRATQTKDVPIRDWVKLAVTRARATGAPAVFWLDEERAHDANLIAKVKEYLPEHDTEGLTIEIMAPDEATAYSLERMRRGEDTISVTGNVLRDYNTDLFPILELGTSAKMLSVVPLINGGGLFETGAGGSAPKHVQQLVEENYLRWDSLGEFFALAASFEHLATTTDNARAQILADTLDRATGTFLNEDKSPTRRVGGIDNRGSHFYLALYWAEELAQQTEDADLAAAFAALAGTLRENEQKIVDELVAVQGKPVDIGGYYRPDGAKADAVMRPSATLNEALASL